Proteins encoded by one window of Pempheris klunzingeri isolate RE-2024b chromosome 14, fPemKlu1.hap1, whole genome shotgun sequence:
- the LOC139213180 gene encoding 5-hydroxytryptamine receptor 3A-like yields MRLPSAWNALILILIQGASRACTVKKLGGSTGRFANATLVRLSDFLSAGYKKGVRPVKDWRTSTTVAIDLMVYSILNVDEKNQVLTTYVWYRQAWTDEFLVWNPEDFDEVKQVSIPTANVWVPDILINEFVDVGKSPDIPYVYVTHDGLVRNYKPIQVVTACTLNIYNFPFDVQKCSLTFQSWLHTIDDINITLMRSPEELREDKSVFMNQGEWELLHVLSKYKSFSVDNDDYYAEMKFHVVIRRRPLFYAVNLLMPSIFLMVMDIVGFYLPPDSGERVSFKITLLLGYSVFLIIVSDTLPATAIGTPLIGVYFVVCMALLVISLTETVLIVRLVHKQDLQPPVPQWVKYLVLERAPVLFCIHKKHRLCSTLSSQASDMEHYKDNSYGTAQCPLHHTCEIGRRLSQHDREGGLLGLGLPPSRDPTPPVMNNILQEVTAIRHFLEKRDRCREVAKEWLQVGYVLDVLLFRVYLVAVVAYSITLGTLWSVWQVA; encoded by the exons ATGAGACTCCCGTCAGCCTGGAATGCACTGATTCTCATTCTTATTCAAGGAGCATCAAGAGCCTGCACAG TGAAGAAATTGGGCGGCAGCACAGGAAGATTTGCCAACGCCACATTAGTGCGGCTGTCTGACTTTTTGAGCGCCGGGTACAAGAAGGGTGTGAGACCAGTGAAAGACTGGAGGACGTCGACTACAGTGGCCATAGACCTCATGGTTTACTCCATCCTCAATGTG GACGAGAAGAACCAGGTGTTGACAACATATGTGTGGTACAGACAG GCGTGGACGGATGAATTCCTTGTCTGGAACCCAGAAGACTTTGATGAAGTCAAACAAGTTTCCATCCCCACTGCTAATGTGTGGGTGCCTGACATCCTCATCAACGAGTT CGTAGATGTGGGGAAGTCTCCGGACATCCCTTACGTCTATGTGACACATGATGGACTGGTGCGCAACTACAAGCCCATCCAGGTGGTCACAGCCTGCACTCTCAACATCTACAACTTCCCATTTGACGTCCAGAAATGCAGCCTCACCTTCCAGAGCTGGCTGCACACCA TTGATGACATTAACATCACCCTGATGCGAAGCCCCGAGGAGCTGAGGGAGGACAAGAGCGTCTTCATGAACCAGGGGGAGTGGGAGCTGCTCCACGTACTGTCCAAGTACAAGAGCTTCAGTGTGGACAATGACGACTATTACGCTGAGATGAAGTTCCAT GTGGTGATTCGGCGGCGGCCATTGTTCTACGCTGTGAACCTGCTGATGCCCAGTATCTTCTTGATGGTGATGGACATCGTGGGCTTCTATCTGCCACCAGACAGCGGAGAGAGGGTTTCCTTCAAGATCACTTTGCTGCTGGGCTACTCTGTCTTCCTCATCATTGTGTCTGACACTCTGCCTGCTACTGCCATAGGAACCCCACTGATAG GTGTGTACTTCGTGGTCTGCATGGCCCTCCTGGTGATCAGCCTAACAGAGACCGTGCTGATTGTGCGTCTGGTGCACAAGCAGGACCTGCAGCCCCCTGTGCCCCAGTGGGTGAAATACTTGGTGCTGGAAAGAGCGCCGGTCCTCTTCTGCATCCACAAGAAGCACCGCCTGTGCTCCACGCTGTCCTCCCAGGCCTCCGACATGGAGCACTACAAGGACAACAGCTATGGAACTG CCCAGTGCCCCCTTCACCACACCTGTGAGATAGGCCGAAGGCTCAGCCAGCATGACAGAGAAGGAGGGCTGCTCGGGCTGGGCCTGCCCCCCTCCAGGGACCCCACCCCGCCCGTCATGAACAACATCTTGCAGGAGGTGACGGCGATACGCCACTTTCTGGAGAAGAGGGACAGGTGCAGGGAAGTCGCCAAGGAGTGGCTGCAGGTGGGCTACGTGCTGGACGTGCTGCTCTTCAGAGTTTACTTAGTGGCCGTGGTGGCCTACAGCATCACACTGGGCACGCTGTGGTCGGTGTGGCAGGTCGCCTGA